Below is a genomic region from Miniphocaeibacter halophilus.
CATTAATAAGTTGACAACCTCTTGATACTCCAAGTACCGGCTTTTTATATTTTAAAGCCATTTCCAAATAAGAAAACTCCGAGTAATCCCTGTCTAAATCAAAATTTAATATTTCGGTTTTAGGATTTTCTCCATAATGAAAGGGATAAATATTTACTCCTCCTTGAAATATTAGTCCATCAACCTTTTTTATTAACGATTCGATAATATTTTTATCTTTAGTTATTGGTAGTATTATTGGAATTTGCTGATTTTCTACTATTGTCTTTATATACGATTCCTTTGCATATAAGAGATTTGCAAAACTTCCTCTATTTACTCCCCCTACTATTCCTATTTTATATTTTTTCATTATAGCTCCATTAAATTTAATCCTATTTCTTCATCAAAGAATCTGTTAACTCTACCATCTATTATTTGTATTATAATTTCACCTGTTGCTGATATAATACCTTTATTTAAATGACCGCCTTTAGCAAAGTTTTCCTCATCTGAAAAAGTAACATGGGGATGAAGATATAATTTTTCATCTTTTGTAGTAATATTTCCCATTAAAGAAAGAATTTCCAGATGACCATTATATTCATTGGAAAAATATTCCTTTT
It encodes:
- a CDS encoding PPC domain-containing DNA-binding protein; the encoded protein is MKTTNLKTHLIIRLEKGEEIVSSIIKACEENNIKLGILTGIGAMSHVEVGYFDTDKKEYFSNEYNGHLEILSLMGNITTKDEKLYLHPHVTFSDEENFAKGGHLNKGIISATGEIIIQIIDGRVNRFFDEEIGLNLMEL